The Biomphalaria glabrata chromosome 6, xgBioGlab47.1, whole genome shotgun sequence genomic interval tgaTATCCAGCTCGCAGTAAACTAATTTTCattacgctgccgcctcttttggTTTAACCATAGACCTCTGTAAAACgaaagtcatgttccagaagtcacccaataaaatctactcagccccaaagatcaacGCGAATAGGCATCCCTTAATGTGGTAgacaacttcacatatctgggaaccatagtatcaaatgacgcttTGCATTAAACTActttaaagagaggttgatatgtgatcagggtTAGTTGTGCTTTtagacgcctccaagcgagagtgtggtgaaataaatcgctccgcctgcctacaaaaatcagtgtctaccaaacagtggttctctcaacacctctttgtggatctgagacatgggtactttATAGacagcaactaagacttcttgaacgccttCACCAAAGATATGTGCACACCATCATGGAAATATGTTGGCAAGatcgcactacaaacagcgatgttcttgcgaaatGGTATGAATTAGTCTGACCACCAAGCTGggctattttactttgttacatgGTGCACGTTTACACTATTAAGTAGAGATTTTGTATCACTTGATGCTttgtactaaagccataatgaatatactaattgcaatattaaattctGAACATAACCAGTTTAGAAGCTACACTGCAAaaactttcttccaagccaataatagcccaatagttttatgCAAGAGATGCAATGTAAAACGACACGACGTGAACTGTGGTTTTTCTACACTGTTGGgggggacttaagagactttctattctaattgtCATGTACATTTACATTGAGAACTAACAGAAcgaaaaaacaactcttcagattgataGTCATCTGATCAGAGCCAGTAATACTTTTGGACTCCTCCAAGCAAGAGTGTGGCAATATAAATTGTTCCGTCTGCctaaaaaatcagtgtctaccaagcagtggttctctctaCCTCTTTATGTGGATCTTAGACATGGATACTTGACAGAAAGCAACTAacacttcttgaacgctttcaacAAAGATGTTTGCACACCATCATGGAATACAGtagcaagaccgcactacaaacagcgatgttctaCCGAACCCCGGTATGAACTTACAATACTAAGGCAATGTTTCTAAGTCTCTAAGggaaaaatgcgccattttagtTTGTTACAAAGTGTATGTTATACCCAATAACGTAAATATTTTGTATCAcctgatgtttcgtactaaagccataattgaaaattgcaaaattaaattCTGAATGTAATcatttgagaagttacactgcaaagactttctatCAAGCCAATAATAGGCCAATAGTTTAATGCAAAAGATTCAATGTGAGATTTGTTTTTTGAGACTACAGGGAGATTTTCTATTCTATGGCATGTACGAtgtcatttagaactaaaagaacacAAAAGCAACACTTCAGATAGGTAGTCCTCTACCAGATCGCTCATTTTCGtcgttaaaaaaataagttctggtaaatatttttcattaataaattattcCTTCGAGCGAGGCTTAGCCACCTGGTACATAGTAGACTAAAACTAGTAGATTCTTGGTAATCATAGCCACAGattgccttctctataaaataGTGAATAGTCACTGACATCTTACTAGTAATActactactagattctagactagattttgtcagggggaggtatgtcgagaatgaatgttagtttgatattttggtgtgattgttatatccccttgttatgaatgcgaagtgttgcacgtgttgtgaactgagtgattgagtcttcgttgaatgtgcgagagaatgtgttagtcagtaaggtcttgctcccggtccaggaaggttggacgtttacttcctggactggtgtattgtgtattactatttcataagagtgatataattgtgtgcgttatcaagtattaaagtattgttgatattcatgaatataaggagttagagttgatgtatattaagtgttcgtatttgagttaagcaagtattgaattataattgagtaaccaagaaagtaccaagcaagtattatttgatattcaagaaacccctagtgagccaaGTTAAGTAACACAACAACACAACAAGACAAGAGACAAGCAGAGCAGAGCAGCAGcagtatatatattaaattcgAACCCTGACAGATTTCAGTGACCAGTCCAGCTGAAAAAAACTCAACCAGATGTCtatagtctagaattagatctaatacTCTATATTTTTGGTAATTTCCGTTAAATTACCTAAACTaaagatttaaatttattataaattataacttataactaaGCCACTGGCctgattattaatattataataatatatagacaTACATCTATTCATAgagatttattttgtatttacttatttattaactattatCAAATCAATTCAATAATCATGGTTATTCAGATTAatcattattaaattattattaaatattataatagatctatttatattattatttataatattaaatttaaaattaaaattattattataaaaaaacacattctcATTCACATAACAATGATAACATTTGAGTGAGCTGTAAACTTATATTTATCGAAAGAATTAGTATTTTAATTCCTCAAATGATatcgaaatatttaaaatttagaggGGTTTCCCTAAATAGTGTAATAGTAGACTACTATAATgtcaattattatattatattgtcaTGCACTCATTGTCCGCCTTTATATGTTGTTTACCTTCGAGATCAgccatattgaaaaaaaattattcccgGTTTCTTCTATCACggacaaaatattattttttattttagtgctccaattttgtttttattttatgtaactATTTTTCCCCATTTTATTACCTATATgatatctagattatagatctagttatattgtttacaatagatctaaataatttatcgcttttttttatttttagattgaagaCTTTCCTTTCCTACTTTCCACTTCCTTTTAATTATCTCCGCAGCTGTTAGTTTCCTTTCTGTTTCCGGTCGTCAAGATGAAGTAATGgaatatttgttattttaaattatatttgaatTAATCATTTACAATCTACTAGATAGGGGTTATTTCATtcaattaaaattgttttaaagttattgcaaattgtcattttagctaTGGATGTTATAGTTATTGTATATAAATGAATATCTTATGGGCTTTATAAATTTACtgaattgtttacattttacagGCTAGAACTTTGTTCTTACTCGGGTTACAAAATATACCCTGGCCATGGCAAGCGTCTGGTCAAAGCTGATGGCAGGGTGAGTATTGCTTATGAAATTCCATTAATTAGATATTTCTGGATTAAATCATAGTCTGTATTAATGTAGAATTGTGGATTATGATAAGGAGGGGAAATCAAAAATTGatctttaaaattgaaaaaacaatttttcggtaccatttttcgttagtacatcattaaaatacttttaaagaactttccaatggtgtttaaattatgactgtatgtctaatagttagaaagttatgatttttttgtgtcgTTTTGGCTTAACATTGTTGACATGGAACAAGTAAGATGAGTCATCATGAGAGCGTCTCGCTCGCTAAGCCAGTGAGACACACCCCCcgctcaaaaagttaaaaagttggaattgagtttcgtagaggataaatctacttattaaataagaaatttaatagtagatttagtattcatcagacctgcctaccgttacgcaaaatctcccaaaaatgacagacagtacgcaaatacgcttttaacccgtcgcgttacgcatttcgtatccttttttttttctcctctctagactagcttacaagcggtcaaggaggtcacgctaagcccgCCTGTGGGGAGAGAGGggaaacagaaaaggtggggtgaacacaatgtgcccagatctatacgttgattggttctaaatagcaattagatgtctagaaatgaagaacgcgagagtgagggagtggcgggttggtaccatcAGTTAGCTGAAACaccgtgactttttttttttttgtaagttcattagtagaaattagttttagtatgatttaaaatttagattgactagatctagatcgataactaccatatagtctagatctaggctagattcttagtcttagtatagaatagaccTACGgtctacgtttgtagcggatccacggcatcggtaacactcttgagcctagatctagagtagattatattcattatatagacataaagTCTTAGACATAgttccagatctagtctagatatcatctctaatgatctagatttagatcgtagatctaatcatgacatctaatattatatatatatatatgacaaaatagtggattgcgtaagtgttacgcattctggtgccaaaatacgcattttgaccgtaagtgttacgcatttggactttttttggtaggcaggtctgattcATAgtgaatttctagctcacaagtctgatttcatttatatttatgaactttacttgtttaaaatgtaaatattgatgaaataaacaaattatcagGTCTACATctacaagaaatgtcagagaggccgggacaaaatggcggcgttgtgatggcagaaaataacaaaatatttaaacagtgggatcaaaatcgtctgaaacaattatttttgaaatgcGCTTTATAATTCATGCGACTATGATCaatatataaaatctatttgaATATATCCAGAATATTAGGCCTTACATGGCCTCCAGTGGTTTTACATTGATGATGAAATTTCCGTATCAAAATTCTGTAAATCCCATAACCCCCAATGGTAACCATATTTTCAAGTTTTTGAGCGATGCGAAGGAGATATCGCGATAAAACTTGGTAGAATTATAGCTAGGCATGATATCtaccgtgaaaaaaaaaatgaatcattgaTCATTTTCTTGGACCCTGtattgctaaaaacaaaaaaatgagtatttttttataataaatgtacaaatgacaaataactttaaaaaaaaaacgtaattaaGCTTTATATAGGCCATTGTCTAAAGTAATTGATAACACAAGTTTAAAACTTCtcacatttcattcaaaagtGTACTAAATTTGCAAGTGTGGCTTATgtgaaaaaaagtcaaaaacgCAATCTCAAGTTTATCGGtcattttttactttcacaCTTCCGTGTTTTTTCGCCTAATTATGATTAAGTCACAATTTTTGCAATGTGAAAAATTTAGTTATACCACTTCTTGGTTCTCCACACATGACATAGTCATAGAGTTGATAGAGTCGAGTGTACAAGTTTCCAACATTCCCTAACCTTCTTAAGATGATGCGGCCGATCTATTGGCCTAACAGGCCTAAGGCTATTTGGCGAAAAAGACGATGTTTCTAAGACCACATGATTGGCTACCCAGTGTTTGTATCACTGTATCAGCCAATCAGATTAGTTCTtactttatttgcgcattagtAATAGTAGAATGTAATGGTGACTTCCTTTGCTGTTTTAACGTGAaaaattttttgtattgatttttttttaagttagctAGTGAGAGGTGAAAATTTTAACGTGTCAGTCAGCCATTGAACCAAGGGATTAGCACCCAATAGACTGTTTTATGAGGACACCAACAATTCATTCACGCTACATATCgctcaccgacagttggttcacaactaatcgttcactggatagtaacatattgtagTCCTTTGAGAGATTTCCATAAAATTGGATACTGAGCCCCAAACTGGAATTGGAAAATGGGCACGCACATTATACAGTGCggtagtttcatattaaatatcaaaataaagatgtaataaCCACTAAAATAGCTTGTTCAGATTCATCAATatcaatatataattaaaatctgagttaattgatgccaaaatatagagactgtttgGAATAAATTTTTGGTGTTTGGAATCAAataaaatgtggaaaaaaaaattgtttggatTAATTGAAGACACATGGCCTCTTtaaccttaaatataataacaaatataggttaggggtgcaaatataagtagtcatccttattctccttaaactaaagaagtttttgatacttcattttcttttctgtcaaagtcaaactttgactttCTGACCAATATGTGTTTGAAGTGCATAACTTActctaaaacattttcactAAAATAGACTGTCACTGTTAGCTatacctagatctataaatgaCCATATTGGTCTCATTTGATTCTAGGTacctattataattataaatacacTGCTGTTTGCCAACTAAAGACTGTTTCggtctatatactatatagactCCTGACATTTTTGATggctttaattattttgttgcatCTGATAtgatgtttgtattttttgttctctaaaactttttctccattttctttGTTAGTATTCTTCATTCACATTACATATTTAATAGACATTTGCTTTGCGCTACAAAATTTAGTTTATAACATGGAGTTGATGAGGGATGTAGGGAAAGTGAAATTTATATTACCTGTTAAAGTagttaaagggaaataaattctaattataaagaaatgttgtttttttttctttcagacatTTTACTTCTTAAGTCACAAGTGTGAACGCTCACATACGATGAAGCGTAATCCTCGCAATATCAACTGGACAGTGCTTTATCGCAGAAAGCACAAGAAAGGTCAGGTAGATGAAATAGCCAAGAGAAGGTCACGTCGTACACAGAAATTTCAGAGAGCCATTACTGGTGCAACTTTAAATGATATCATTGCTAAGAGAAACCAGAAACCTGAAGTTCGTAAAGCCCAACGTGAACAGGCTATCAGGtgattttctttcttctttataaATATGACATTGATCATTCCTTGTCAACATTCTTATAGTTTCTATTAGGTGAAAGATAAGCACACCTTTTTTGtagtaaaatatttgtttcactatattatactatagtgttgtgtatatacatataaaatgttttctccACCCACAatgcccaaaaaaaaagttatggtCATTCTATGAATAAATCTTTATGCTATGATCACAATATTAACATTACCCCCcaaccccttttttttatatatatagaggaatggtgcttttttttaatttgattttttataatGTGTCTCATTCTAAgttcagacctgcctaccaaaaaaagtccaaatgcgtaacactcacggtcaaaatg includes:
- the LOC106072039 gene encoding 60S ribosomal protein L24-like isoform X2, which translates into the protein MKLELCSYSGYKIYPGHGKRLVKADGRTFYFLSHKCERSHTMKRNPRNINWTVLYRRKHKKGQVDEIAKRRSRRTQKFQRAITGATLNDIIAKRNQKPEVRKAQREQAIRAYKEKVKVKEAQKKNVKPVPTKQPKQAKATKQPMAKAPRVGGKR
- the LOC106072039 gene encoding 60S ribosomal protein L24-like isoform X1, producing MLELCSYSGYKIYPGHGKRLVKADGRTFYFLSHKCERSHTMKRNPRNINWTVLYRRKHKKGQVDEIAKRRSRRTQKFQRAITGATLNDIIAKRNQKPEVRKAQREQAIRAYKEKVKVKEAQKKNVKPVPTKQPKQAKATKQPMAKAPRVGGKR